The genomic stretch ttcatctcaaaaataagattaaatttttgtctaaagaacaGTTGGCCGAGCTActactagacttcattgatgagtctgagataattaatAATGAGAAAGAAGTTttgtctagggaatgtgtgatcctaaaagcaaaatgcaaaagtatagagtctagggctaatgagagtgataatacaaatgctgagttgaagaaccaggttcttgaacttgataaCAGTATCTTAGAACTTAGGTTtgaaaacttaaaactgaaactaggaacaggaaagaagaaagctgatcacacatatctcactctagaagaaaacttgggaaaaatgaaagatgaattgtataagaaagatAAACTCATCAAAGTCCTGAAGGAAGATCTAGGAAAGgtgaaacatgaactagacagaacttgcaagtggaacaaggcttctgatgcactctctTGGCTTCAAGagcatcacagtagcaacaaaagaggacttggctatgggactcgagaagcaagtacctcactcttcctgaaaataaaatctgcacacactgtggcaaggctggccattacaaaaatgaatgtaatgcaaaagaaaaggccagtcaaaagaacaaagtctttgttcaagagaaaaacaagctaCCTGGGTGGGCAAGAAGGAATCTGATTcatccttttgcctatagaaaatgacccaaactagtttaggttcctaagactaacccctgatttctttttgcaggtccaagtgaaaggGAGGAGCCAAATATGGtatatggatagtggctgctcaaaacatatgactgggaaCAAGGACcaattcctttcacttgaggacttaaaaggaggtaataTCTCCTTTGGTAAtggaaagaaaggtgagatcattggggttggaaaggtaggcaaAACAGATTCTCATTCCATAGAGAATGTCTacctgatagatggcttgaaatatagcctaataagtgtgtcacaattgtgtgacagaggtaatctTGTAGCttttacctctaccaaatgctttgtgattaaccttaccactgacaagattattttgcagggaaaaaaagttaacaatatttacattgtagatttgtatACTCTCTTAGAAAATGAACTCatttgcttaagtgtgttggttaatgatcccctcctgtggcacaaaagacttgttcatgcaagtctaaatcagctaaacaaattagtctctaaagacttggtgatagggttacctaatatcaagttcaaggaagacaaagtttgtgaggcatgtgcaagggggaagcaggtaagatcatccttcaaaagcaagaaaatggtaagtacaaccaagtcgttggaactggtccatatggatttatgtggtccaatgagaaccatgagtaGAGGTGGAAAGAAAAATGTAATGGTTCTTGTCGATGATTATTCTATATTTACCTGGGTTCTATTTCTAACCTCCAAAGATGAAGCATTCGACATGTTTATTgcatttgttagaaaaactcagaaacaattaggaaatcaacttgcatccattaggtctgatcatggaactgaatttgaaaattccaagtttgctgaattctgtgatgaaaatggtatagatcataatttctcaGCCCCTAGGACCTCTCAACAAAATGGACTAGCtgaaaggaagaatagaactctgAAGGACATGGCTAGAACCATGCTGCTTTCTAGTAAATTGCCCcacagcttctgggcagaggccgtaaacactgcatgttacataatcaatagatgcatgaccaGACCTctggtagagaagactccctatgagttacttaaagggagaaaaccaaacatatccatcttagggcatttggttgcaagtgctatgtgcacaataatggaaaagactccctaggtaagtttgatcccagaagtgatgagggagtattcttgggatattcttcacatagcaaagcatataaagtgtttaataaaagaactgtgtgtgtagaagaaagtgtacatgtagtatttgatgaaactaacattttttcttagagacaggaacatgaagatgaagccattggattggtaaaggaatTGACTGAATCCCcagcacaagtcaaagtggcatcaaaagaaggaacaagtgatggaacaggtccttcaaatcagggcaacctgacaggggggaACTAATCAAGGAGAAATTGAATCAAACCCCCTAGAGGAACTTGTTCATGAACATGTTCCTcaacaacagaacatgggagagacatctagcagaaaccagttggttgtgaaacctcacaagtatcaaagttctcatcccattgagaacattattactgatccaacatctggagtcaaaactagatcacaactaaagaatctgtgtgcttttgatgctttcctatctcttattgaacctaaaaatgttgttgaggctttgcaggatgtagattgggtgaatgcaatgcaagatgaactcaaccaatttgaaagaagtcaagtttgACATCTAGTTCCGAGACCCAAGGATAGATCAGTCATTGGTACAAAATacgtcttcagaaacaaacttgatgaagatggaacagttacaaaaAACAAAGCAAGACTGGTGGTACAAGGatatagccaagaggagggcatagactatgatgagacatttgctccagttgcaagactagaggcaatcagactcctcatagcctttgcaacacacatggaattcactcttcatcagatggatgtcaaaagtgccttcctgaatggctatctaaaggaagaagtgtttgtgaaacaacctctagggtttgagagcaaggaatgtcctgagcatgtgtacaagttagacaaggctctctatgggctCAAGTAGGCCCCAAGAGCTTGGTATGAACGACTATCCAAATTCCTActggagcatggttacaaaagaggtaaaattgacagtaccttatttttaagggaaaaaggtaaagatctccTTGTTGTGCAaatatatgtggatgacatcatattTGGGGCTACCACTGATAGGCTGAGTAAGGACTTTGCAAAACTAATGGgcagtgagtttgaaatgagcatgatgggtgagcttaacttctttttaggcttgcagatcaaacaaagtccaaatggaaccatgatccatcagcagaagtataCAAAAGAGctaatcaaaaagtttaaaatggaggaatctaaagaaatagacacacccattgcaactgccaccaAATTAGatattgatgaacctggttcatcagtcgatcaaaagttgtataggggtatgattggttcactcttgtatcttactacAAGCAGACCTGACATCGTTtttagtgtagggctttgtgctcgttttcaggcaaatccaaaagAGTCCCACTTGACTGCGGtaaagaggatactgagatatctgAAAGGCATCACTGATCTGTGTCTCTGgtatcctaaaggtagtaattttgaTCTAGTTagatatgttgatgctgattatgcaggtttcttagtggacaggaaaagcacctcaggtatggcataTTTCCTTGGTttatgtcttgtgtcatgggctaccaGAAAGCAAAATTATGTGGCCctatctactgctgaagctgaatatgttgctgctgcttcctgttgtgctcaattgctatggatgAAACAATAGCTGGTAGATTTTGGAATTGAAGTGGGATGTATTCCAATATtcgtgataacactagtgctataagtatgacaaagaaccttgttcatcataagaggactaagcacatagatgttaagcaccacttcttaagagataattatgagaaaggattgatttcaatagaattctgtgctactgataaacaaatagCTGACATAtttactaaagcactgagtagagaaaactttgagaggaatagGTTGgagttagggatgattaagatcaccaaATAGGTCCAGTTCAGAATGCATCTAACTTTGTGTATTTATCTAGATCAATTCTTACTCtgtttcatactttaattagtatacttcTGTGACATGTGTATGattcactgatctcttacaaagtttcttctattatggcatttgaggcatgttcaagagagttctatataaagaacctggttcatcagtatgtgTTCATATGAAAAGCTCAGGTATGTGTTCTATagtctgcacaattagaaagattatttttccaatcatgagcagaagttcTACATTCATCAAATTCCCAGAAATTCTATCCATTGAGCATTGAACCAGTTTCGTTCCCCTAGAACTCTAAAAACCAGGATTTTTCCCTAAAATCTAGCGATGCCTAATAATCACCAAGAGACCGGAATTACATCTTGATTAGACTTCTAATTGACCTCTGAAAAAACTATCGTTACTGTATTTAAGTCTAATCATCTTTAAATACACGCCACACCTCTTCTTCATTAGTCCATAACCGTCAAAACTCTTCTCAAGTTCTGATCGCCCTTCTtctctccaaaattcccaaatttttcTTAAGAAACAATCCACCATGACTAACCCCCAAGATAATCCTGGCACTCCTCCACCAGTATCCCCTTCGAATACATCCTCATCTACACCCCCTAGTGAAACCCCAAAACCTAAGTTTCGTAGGTAGAAAATGTTGGCCAGAAAAACTGTAGCTTCTGGAGCTCTAAGAAAAGTTCTAAATGAGAAATTGAAGGCTAGCTAGAGGAAGGAAAGTCCTACTCAAAAATCTGACTCAAGCTCTAAGTCTGAAGCTTTTATTCCTGCCAGCGAAGGAGAAGAACATGGGTCTTCTGACACTGCCAAAATTCAAGAAACCCCTGGTGAGGTAAGTTCTTGTGTGGTACTCTTTACTATGGTTGAAAATGTAGAAAATAGGTTTGTCTTTGTTGGTCCTGTCAAAGATGTAAATGGGGCTGAATCTAGTagaagtggaggtaaaaagaaagaaaaggagagaaagaGGGAGCAAGTGGTGATGAGAGGGGAAATGGGAAAGAAAAAGTTCTGGCTATCTGTGGAGGTGTTGAAGAAGGTGGCAacaagtcagggggaagtggttctggggagGCGGCTGAAGGGCTTGTGCATCTAAGCAAGCAACAagatgaacctagttcatctGTTGAAGAAACAATGGCTGATCTTCTGAAGAGGGTTGGGGccagttatgatccaaagaagcGTAAAACTTCCACACAAAAGGCTCCAACTGCTTCCAAGCcaacaaagaaaagcaaaatgtcaTACCCAAAACCTACTATACCTTCAGTACCTAAGGGAAGAGCCACTAGAAGCAAGGTCAGACAAAGTGAAGCTGAGTTACAGAAAGCTCTTGAAGAaagcaagaagaaaaagaaggagaagGGAAAAGCAAAGGCTGTGGAGAGTTctgaggttgcagaagaagaagaagaggagatggaattggtccatcaagaaaggggaACAACTgtggaggttcctacacccaaACCAAAAAGGGTCAaggcttcttccaagaagtcttcctctgaaCCTGTATCTGATGAACCCTCTTTAGCCAAAAGAACCAGATCTACAGTGAAAGGTAAGCATGTAAAAATtactgaggaagaagaagaagaggaatctgAAAAGGAACAAGATAGGTTTGCCATCTTTGGCAGAAGAATTTTTTTGAAAGGAAGACTGTTGAGAGACCTGGATGAGTCAGGAATGAGAAGACTGGTGGATGCCCTAGCTGTACAaggttggaaggacatggtctTTGAAATGGATGGGAGGCTGGCTAGGAAAGAATTGATTGAGTTTGATGCACTCAAATTGGGTAAGATTCTAGACGTACCTAGTGAGGGGTATGATGATTATACAAGGCAAATGTGGTCATGTCTAGATTCTCTCCCTACTGGTCTTCAAATCACTAGGAATTTTTGTGATGCCACAACTGCTGAAGATGTGCCTGAAGCCAGGTTtgtgcagaaaagtgagatgaggcatgagcacaaggtcttgtttgaatttgttaacAAGTGCCTGCTGCCCAGACAGGAGAGGAGGCACACTGCCAACTACATGGACctggttcttatggagtgccttgTGAGAGGAATGCAGATCAATTGGCCTGCCTTTATTGTCAAATTACTGgacagggtcataaatggctcTAAGGCTCATGCCACCCCATATGGGTTCATATTGACTACTGTTCTGGATAGGCTGAATGTGtctttgaagaaatgggagatgGCATCAAGCAAGGAACACTTTGGCATTAAGACTCTTCTGGATTATGACTATCCAGTCAATGCCACCCcagttgaacctggttcatctctgAAGACACCTGTGAACGGCAAGGTTAGGGCTTTGGTTCAAGAGTGTGGAtctaaggatgctgaaattgctcGGCTCCAGGCTCGTGTAGCTGAACTGGAAACTGAAAGAGATGGCCTTAGAACTGAGCTAgcgaaagaaaaggagaagagtgaTGGGATGCTTCAAAATATGCTCAACCTTCTCCAAACCCAGccctctagttcctccaagccttaggatgTCCAGTTGTTGTCTTCTGAACCAAACTAGTACCCcaagtgacccagattagggactttttcgtttttttttctcatgctttggaagtttttctttctttttgtggtttGTTGGTGGAAACATATCTTATCAATGACAGCTGTTGTTTCTCTTGTTCTATGAAGATTTTGCTCTTAATAGTTTGAATATGTTTGTTGATTATTGATGATTTCATCCATGTTTTCACTTGCAGTTGCCcaagtggccatgagtaattacTAAAATCTGGGATTCACAATgcatgcaacttttcgatgatgccaaaagggggaagagatattgtgctttactctTTATTCtgaataatgtgatatttataacctaattaaatctggtccttgatgataagttaaAATTCTAAGTTAATGTGTTGATGGTCAAGCTGAGTTCCTAAAGTTCTTTGATTagtaaaagcacagagtttgtcatcatcaaaaagggggaatttgttggcccaagttcaggtgaagttttgaagaatgacaaatgaactcagtcatggaccaggttcaTCATGTGAGGCATACTATTTATCAACCTAGACATGTGAgatacacgtgaaggagataagtctcaGTAATCAAGCAGCATTATCTCCTGAACTGATTGAAAATGTTGCATATTGGATGAagagagaaagtctccttatgggAAGAGGACACAATCACACAATCCGGATAAATGATAGGGTTGGAGTTTGTATTGAACAAGGACTCAATTCGATggaagatcagcaattgagtctcaatcaaactctgattactaacccagcaaataatagtgattgttctcttttacaggtgttgcacatacgcagaagttaaacgtgaataaGGAGCAAAATAGCAACGTTTTTTGCAATTAGTTCGTGtgtaattcaagtgtgcaaacctgaagctacttgaacgagatagaagaaccagttctgttgtgtttattcttattctagttcaattgtagtaggtggtttaaagttgtacctttttagctttcatagaagcatttataataggtactttgagtgttcaagttataggctaacttgaaggtgtcgcaacagttgaggttgtgtgctacacaggaattagagttaatccttagatttacaaagagttttgtaaatgctgttttggctcagtgattttagtggatatttgggaaaatcctactgagtagtaggtcatggttttttcaccttttgagccaggtgttttccacgtaaaaatctctgtgttctttattttctgtacttttaattccgcaacagtagtagttagaacacctagaagaaccaggttcttctagatcgaaaaattgggtaccacacaaatcaccccctctcttatgtggtattgacgtttagaacatcatttgaccttctcgaaggcctatGCTTCAccccatttagaaaagtaatcagtcataaacaaaatgaatttagctttacctgggggcCGTTGGCAGATGGCCGACGATATTCATCCCcaatttcatgaatggccatggggatagGACTATATGAAATTACTCCCCAAGCTGATGGATCATCTgtgcaaacctttgacatttatcatattttcgaacaaactccttagtgtctttttccatgttatcccaatagtaccctgctTTAATGATTTTGTGAATCAAAGATTCGGCACCGGAGTGGTTCCCATAAGTGCCTTCATAGACTTCTTGTAAAATGTAATCGGTGTCCTCCGGCCCTAAACATACCGAATGGTCCATCAAATGTCcttctgtataatgttccatcttcatctaatGTGAATCGAGTAGATTTAGTTCGTAGGGCCCTCAACTCTTTAGGTCCGATGGGAGTTTTCCATTCTTTAAATAttcgatatacttattcctccaatctcAGGTCAAGCTTGtagaatttatctcggcatgaccctccTCGACCACAGATCTCGATAGTTGGACGACAGTCCCTAGGATGATCTCGTCTTCCTCGACCGATGATCCCAAATTTGTAAATGCATAGACCTCAgtattttgttctcgaggtacgtGGTCTAAAGTTcactccttgaagcggtgcaaagtTGCATGTAGCTTGTCCAAATACTTTTGCATTCTATTATCTCGAACTTCGaagcttttgtttacttggttcaccaccaatAAAGAGTCACACTTAGCTTCAATGACTTCTGCCCtcaagcttttagctagctcgagacctgcaatcatgtcCTTGTACTCGgtctcattgttagtcaacctagaagttttgatagactgcCTAATAGTGCTacctgtgggtggcttcaaaTCGATGCCTAGCTCGGACTCCTTCACATTAGAAGCACCGTCTGTGAAAaaggtccatacccccgatgatgtgcCCGATTTTAACAAGAGTTCCCGTTTAacttcgggtacgagggttgGCACGAAATCAACCACGAAGTGCgctaaaatttgagacttgatggccgttcgaagttgatactcgatatcataccccctAAGTTCGATGGCCTATTTGGTCAATCGACCCGAAAGTTCGGGCTTGTGCAAAAATATTACGAAGTGGGTATGTGGTTAACAcacatatggggtgacattgaaagtatggttttaacTTTCTAGAAACACTTATCAGTGCAAGTGCtaatttctctaagtgtggatatctagtttCTGCTTCTCCTAAGGTTTGACTTACATAGTAAACGGGAAATTGCGTACATTGgtcttctcgaactaggacaccacttaccgcgATTTCCGATACTACCAAGTATAAGTAAAGTTTCTCATCTGCCTTCGGAGTGTGAAGCAGTGGTGGGCTCGATAGGTATCTTTAATCCCTCTAATGCTTGTTGGCACTCCGGGGTCCAGGTGAAATCGTTCTTcttttttagtaaaaaaaaaatctgTGGCATCAATCCGATGACCTCGAGATAAATCAGCCTAAAGCAGTTATCCGTCCAGTTAGCCTCTGCACGGCTTTTACACTGTCCACGATGGTGatgtcttcgatggccttgattttattggggttgatctcgatcccccgatTTGACACCATGAAACCAAGGAATTTTCCCGAACCAACCCCGAAatcacatttctcggggttgagtttcatgttatatttcctcaaaatctcgaacgtttcctgcaaatgagccaAATGGTCCTCTTTGCGCAGgtacttaactagcatgtcatcaatataaacctccattgacttacctatttgttcttcgaacatcttatttactaggcgttggtaagtagctcctgcattttttagcctgaagggcattacattataacaatatgtcacatacttggtgataaataaggtcttttcctggtcttctgggttcatctgaatttgattgtacccggaataggTATTGAgaaggtaaggatctcgtggctagccgtggcatcgatcatgcgatcaatgttaggtagtggaaaagaatctttagtgcatgccttgttcaaatccttgtaatctacacaaattctaagtttgttcccttttttagggactaTGACTACACTGGCTAACTGGGTATTTcacctcccgaatggaccctattttgagaagtttagttacctcgtcctttatgaatgcGTGCTTTACTTCGGactggggccttctcttttgtttcaccAGTTTAAACCTAGGGTCAAGGCTTAGCTGATGTGTTGTTATCTCCGGCGGGATCCctatcatatctaaatgggaccaagcaaaacaatccatgttatcaataagaaattaaataagctttttcctgagttcgggggttaaccccgttcccAAGTACCTTTCGCTCTGGCAGGTACTCGATCAATATAACCTGTTCCAGCTCTTTGACCATTGATTTGGTGGCGTCGGAGTCTTTGGGAACAATAAAGGTTCAAGGGCTTAGAaaatcctcctcttcttcttctatctCCTGCTTTCCTGATCAGGTCGAGGCTGGtg from Nicotiana sylvestris chromosome 12, ASM39365v2, whole genome shotgun sequence encodes the following:
- the LOC138883514 gene encoding secreted RxLR effector protein 161-like codes for the protein MGSEFEMSMMGELNFFLGLQIKQSPNGTMIHQQKYTKELIKKFKMEESKEIDTPIATATKLDIDEPGSSVDQKLYRGMIGSLLYLTTSRPDIVFSVGLCARFQANPKESHLTAVKRILRYLKGITDLCLWYPKGSNFDLVRYVDADYAGFLVDRKSTSGMAYFLGLCLVSWATRKQNYVALSTAEAEYVAAASCCAQLLWMKQ